From a region of the Acinetobacter calcoaceticus genome:
- the purF gene encoding amidophosphoribosyltransferase, which yields MCGVVGIAGKSPVNQMLFDALTMLQHRGQDAAGIVTCHEGRLFLRKDNGMVRDVFHTRHMRALLGNYGIGHVRYPTAGSASSAEAQPFYVNSPYGITLAHNGNLTNAEDIHDDLFKTDLRHMNTDSDSEVLLNVFAHELQKNGTLNPTPDDIFHTVTRVHERCLGAYGVVAMITGHGLVGFRDPNGIRPLIYGSRMTEQGEMEYIIASESVAITALGFKIERDIEPGEAIFITADGELFTRQCAANPKYRPCIFEYVYFARPDAIIDGISVYKARLKMGEKLAHKILRDWGEDHDIDVVIPIPDTSRTSALELANILGVKFREGFMKNRYIGRTFIMPGQQQRKKSVRQKLNPVELEFKGKNVLLVDDSIVRGTTCNEIIQMARDSGAKKVYFASAAPQVMYPNVYGIDMPAKTELIASERSVEEIQEIIGADRLVFQELEDLKNAVRTSKVPDLTEFDCSVFDGIYVTGDIDGTYLNNLEQKRNDSAKKKKDGYIDVNVDAASVDLTGIKEE from the coding sequence ATGTGTGGAGTTGTTGGTATAGCCGGTAAATCGCCAGTGAACCAAATGTTGTTTGATGCTTTAACGATGTTGCAACATCGTGGGCAAGATGCAGCTGGAATAGTAACCTGCCATGAAGGCCGTCTTTTCCTTCGTAAGGATAACGGTATGGTGCGTGATGTTTTTCATACTCGTCATATGAGAGCATTACTTGGTAATTATGGTATTGGTCATGTACGTTACCCAACTGCTGGTTCTGCTAGCAGTGCTGAAGCACAACCATTTTATGTGAACTCACCTTACGGTATTACGCTCGCACATAATGGTAATTTAACCAATGCCGAAGATATTCATGATGACCTGTTTAAAACAGATTTACGTCATATGAATACTGATTCTGACTCAGAAGTTCTTTTGAACGTATTCGCGCATGAGTTGCAGAAGAACGGTACTTTAAACCCTACACCAGATGATATTTTTCACACAGTTACTCGTGTACACGAACGCTGTCTAGGTGCATATGGCGTAGTGGCAATGATTACCGGTCATGGTTTAGTGGGTTTCCGCGATCCAAACGGTATTCGTCCACTGATCTATGGTTCACGTATGACTGAACAAGGCGAGATGGAATATATCATCGCTTCTGAATCAGTTGCTATTACAGCGCTTGGTTTTAAAATTGAGCGTGATATTGAACCTGGTGAAGCAATTTTTATCACTGCTGATGGTGAATTGTTCACAAGACAATGTGCAGCTAATCCAAAATACCGCCCATGTATTTTTGAATATGTTTATTTTGCACGTCCTGACGCCATCATTGACGGAATTTCAGTTTATAAAGCTCGTTTAAAAATGGGTGAAAAGCTTGCTCATAAAATTTTACGTGACTGGGGCGAGGACCATGATATTGATGTGGTTATTCCAATCCCAGATACGAGCCGTACTTCAGCATTAGAACTAGCAAATATTCTAGGTGTGAAGTTCCGTGAAGGTTTTATGAAAAACCGTTATATCGGTCGTACCTTCATTATGCCTGGTCAGCAACAGCGTAAAAAATCTGTACGCCAGAAATTAAACCCTGTAGAACTTGAGTTTAAAGGCAAGAACGTTTTACTAGTTGATGATTCAATTGTTCGTGGCACAACCTGTAACGAAATCATCCAGATGGCACGTGATTCTGGTGCAAAAAAAGTATACTTTGCATCAGCAGCACCTCAGGTTATGTATCCAAACGTTTATGGTATTGATATGCCTGCTAAAACTGAGCTAATTGCTTCAGAACGCAGTGTAGAAGAGATCCAAGAAATTATTGGTGCTGATCGTTTGGTTTTCCAAGAATTGGAAGACTTGAAAAATGCTGTACGTACTAGCAAAGTGCCTGATCTAACTGAGTTTGATTGCTCTGTTTTTGATGGAATCTATGTAACAGGTGATATCGATGGAACTTATCTAAATAATTTGGAGCAGAAGCGTAATGATTCTGCT
- a CDS encoding quinone-dependent dihydroorotate dehydrogenase: MLYSLARPMLFSLAPERAHELTLSMLDKAHKFGLLRQSVESKPTTCMGIEFPNPVGLAAGLDKNGAHIDSLAGLGFGFIEIGTITPRPQSGNPQPRLFRIPEAKAIINRMGFNNEGVDKLVENVKASKFKGILGINIGKNADTPVEKAVDDYLICLEKVYNYASYITVNISSPNTKNLRSLQSGDALTELLQTLKERQLELAEQYNHYVPLVLKVAPDLTAEDVEFIAAQLLQFKIDGLIVTNTTLSREGVENLPYGNESGGLSGAPVFEKSTECLRLFAQTLKGQIPLIGVGGILSGEQAVAKQQAGATLVQIYSGLIYTGPTLVKQCVAAMT; encoded by the coding sequence ATGTTATATTCACTTGCTCGCCCGATGTTGTTTAGTTTAGCACCAGAGCGTGCCCATGAATTAACATTATCTATGCTTGATAAAGCACATAAGTTCGGCCTGCTACGCCAGAGCGTAGAATCGAAACCAACAACCTGTATGGGAATTGAATTTCCAAATCCGGTAGGTTTAGCGGCTGGGCTTGATAAAAATGGTGCACATATTGATTCTTTAGCCGGACTAGGTTTCGGTTTTATTGAAATTGGTACAATTACACCTCGTCCTCAGTCGGGTAATCCACAACCACGATTGTTCCGTATTCCTGAAGCGAAAGCCATTATTAACCGCATGGGTTTTAATAATGAGGGTGTTGATAAGCTTGTTGAGAATGTTAAAGCTTCAAAATTTAAAGGCATTCTAGGTATCAATATTGGTAAGAATGCAGATACGCCTGTAGAAAAGGCTGTTGATGATTACCTGATTTGCCTTGAGAAAGTTTATAACTACGCTTCTTATATTACCGTTAATATCTCATCTCCAAATACTAAGAACTTAAGAAGTTTACAAAGTGGCGATGCATTAACTGAATTATTGCAAACATTAAAAGAAAGACAACTTGAGCTTGCCGAGCAATATAACCATTATGTTCCTTTGGTTTTAAAAGTTGCGCCTGATTTAACAGCAGAAGATGTTGAGTTTATTGCAGCACAATTGTTGCAATTTAAAATTGATGGTCTAATCGTTACAAATACGACTTTATCGAGAGAAGGTGTAGAAAACCTTCCCTATGGTAATGAGTCAGGTGGCCTATCAGGTGCACCTGTTTTTGAAAAAAGTACAGAATGCTTGCGCTTATTTGCTCAAACGTTAAAAGGACAAATACCATTAATTGGTGTCGGTGGAATTTTATCGGGTGAACAAGCGGTAGCCAAACAGCAAGCTGGGGCAACATTAGTGCAGATCTATAGTGGACTGATTTATACCGGTCCTACTCTTGTAAAGCAATGTGTTGCAGCCATGACTTAA
- the rhlB gene encoding ATP-dependent RNA helicase RhlB, translating into MTSGFETLNLHPQLKKAIDALGFKQMTPIQQKVLKYTLGGHDAIGRAQTGTGKTAAFLISVINDLLHNPIQEQRFRGEPRALILAPTRELALQIESDAKLLTKFSDLHIVTLLGGVDFDKQKKQLDANFVDIIVATPGRLIDFVEQKEVWLDQIEFLVIDEADRLLDMGFIPSVKRIVRYSPRKEERQTLMFSATFSYDVLNLARQWLFEPITVEIEPEQKTNSDVEQRVYVVAKQDKYRLLQDILREEPIDKVMIFANRRDQVRRLYDHLKRDGYRVGMLSGEIAQDKRLKMLDQFKQGKNNIMIATDVAGRGIHVDGVSHVINYTLPEQSDDYVHRIGRTGRAGSQGVSISFLSEDDAFYLPEIEKAIGKKLPLTRIEGYC; encoded by the coding sequence ATGACATCTGGTTTTGAAACCTTGAATTTACATCCGCAACTTAAAAAGGCGATTGATGCTTTAGGGTTTAAGCAAATGACCCCGATTCAGCAAAAGGTTTTAAAATATACGTTGGGCGGGCATGATGCAATTGGTAGAGCACAAACAGGAACAGGTAAAACTGCTGCTTTCCTGATTAGTGTAATTAATGACTTGTTACATAACCCGATTCAAGAGCAGCGTTTTCGTGGTGAGCCACGTGCCTTGATTTTAGCGCCTACTCGTGAATTGGCATTGCAAATTGAAAGCGATGCGAAGTTACTCACAAAATTTTCAGATTTACACATCGTGACACTGTTAGGTGGCGTAGATTTTGATAAGCAAAAGAAACAGCTAGATGCTAATTTTGTAGATATCATAGTTGCCACTCCTGGACGACTAATTGATTTTGTAGAACAAAAAGAAGTTTGGCTCGATCAAATTGAATTCCTAGTCATTGATGAAGCTGACCGCTTATTGGACATGGGTTTTATTCCTTCTGTAAAACGTATAGTGCGTTATTCTCCGCGTAAGGAAGAACGCCAAACCCTCATGTTCTCGGCTACTTTTAGTTATGACGTGCTTAATTTGGCGAGACAGTGGTTATTTGAGCCAATCACTGTTGAAATTGAACCTGAGCAAAAAACCAATAGCGATGTTGAGCAACGTGTTTATGTCGTAGCTAAACAAGATAAATATCGTTTGCTACAAGATATTTTACGTGAAGAACCTATCGATAAAGTCATGATTTTTGCTAATCGACGTGATCAAGTACGCCGTCTTTATGATCATTTAAAGAGAGATGGATATCGGGTCGGGATGCTTTCAGGTGAAATTGCTCAAGATAAACGTTTAAAAATGTTAGACCAGTTTAAGCAGGGTAAAAATAATATCATGATCGCAACTGATGTTGCAGGCCGTGGTATTCATGTTGATGGCGTATCTCATGTGATCAACTATACTTTACCTGAGCAATCAGACGATTATGTGCACCGTATTGGTCGTACAGGCCGTGCTGGGTCGCAAGGTGTAAGTATTAGTTTCCTTTCAGAAGATGATGCTTTTTACTTGCCAGAAATTGAAAAAGCAATTGGTAAGAAATTACCATTAACCCGTATAGAGGGTTATTGCTAA
- the gspL gene encoding type II secretion system protein GspL, translated as MLYLWMPETNEIWHWSNGENWLQAASLDQLIQDLQLHQGKEAVIFFPSRHAQVLQQHMAKSHYKQLGADGVKYLLEEFVTLPIDHMKVVHHFHADQLTVLGVAKTTVETWQHAMALLPIKLVAFLPDFLVLPEPQEQQVVLCNIDQKLLVRESKWVGNSLDDLALFLEFQSVETHYQYSGLTTEQLESLVAASDAEHHSEFIYQFQGLDKPKQHPFNVLPKAKGQEHTVSGYWKACAAIVLAIIVVQFSYDFLRWIKLRNVANQTAEQTVEQYKYWFGPSSRVNEQNIKSQFESHLRMSKQGDTQALSLLSRVGPILMQRQILAQQLAYDASTLTMALKAKSADDLQALTQQLNQQGFKAELGNVQADGGGAIGVVKIQ; from the coding sequence ATGCTGTATTTATGGATGCCTGAAACCAATGAAATATGGCATTGGTCTAACGGAGAAAACTGGTTGCAGGCAGCAAGTCTTGATCAACTCATACAAGACCTGCAATTACATCAAGGAAAAGAGGCTGTCATCTTTTTCCCTAGTCGCCATGCTCAGGTACTCCAGCAGCACATGGCAAAGTCTCATTACAAGCAATTAGGAGCAGATGGCGTTAAATATTTGCTTGAAGAATTTGTAACTTTGCCTATTGATCATATGAAAGTAGTGCATCATTTTCATGCTGATCAACTCACCGTATTGGGAGTGGCAAAAACAACAGTAGAAACATGGCAGCATGCGATGGCTTTGCTGCCTATTAAACTCGTTGCTTTCTTGCCAGACTTTCTGGTTTTACCTGAACCTCAAGAGCAGCAAGTGGTTTTGTGTAATATTGACCAGAAATTACTTGTGCGTGAAAGTAAATGGGTGGGTAATTCACTCGATGATTTAGCATTATTTTTAGAGTTTCAATCAGTCGAAACTCATTATCAATATAGTGGTTTAACAACAGAGCAACTCGAAAGTTTGGTGGCAGCATCAGATGCCGAACATCATTCTGAATTTATCTATCAATTTCAGGGTTTAGATAAACCTAAACAGCATCCTTTTAATGTTCTACCGAAAGCCAAAGGGCAAGAGCATACGGTTTCTGGTTATTGGAAAGCGTGTGCCGCTATTGTTTTAGCAATTATAGTGGTTCAGTTTAGTTATGATTTTTTGCGTTGGATAAAGTTAAGAAATGTGGCTAATCAAACCGCGGAACAGACGGTCGAGCAATATAAATATTGGTTTGGTCCTTCAAGTCGGGTAAATGAGCAAAATATAAAAAGCCAATTTGAAAGTCATTTACGCATGAGTAAGCAAGGTGATACACAAGCACTTTCTTTATTGAGCCGTGTTGGTCCTATTTTAATGCAAAGACAAATTTTAGCTCAGCAGTTAGCTTATGATGCATCAACACTAACTATGGCATTAAAAGCAAAGTCAGCAGATGATTTGCAAGCTTTAACACAACAACTTAACCAGCAGGGATTCAAAGCTGAATTGGGTAATGTTCAAGCCGATGGTGGTGGGGCAATTGGAGTGGTGAAAATACAATAA
- a CDS encoding SixA phosphatase family protein, which yields MQLTLVRHGEAAPPVNGNDTKRPLTARGHAQAEQTATFLKDIVKPDIFVVSPLLRAQETLAHIQTYFKDVPVLLCDKIKPDDNAKEAVEWLSQVPYESIVVVCHMNVVGHIAELLTHENFNPFALAEARIYDQAVIATGLSTQKNSFIPTI from the coding sequence ATGCAACTGACATTGGTTCGTCATGGGGAAGCCGCTCCTCCAGTGAATGGTAATGACACTAAACGTCCACTTACCGCTCGTGGGCATGCTCAAGCTGAGCAGACAGCAACATTTTTAAAGGATATTGTTAAGCCTGATATTTTTGTAGTTAGTCCTTTATTGCGTGCTCAAGAGACATTGGCACATATTCAAACTTATTTTAAAGATGTTCCTGTGCTGTTATGCGATAAAATTAAACCCGATGATAATGCGAAAGAAGCAGTTGAGTGGTTGTCTCAGGTTCCTTATGAGTCAATTGTCGTCGTGTGTCATATGAATGTAGTAGGGCATATTGCCGAATTACTGACACATGAAAACTTTAATCCATTTGCACTTGCCGAAGCTCGAATTTATGATCAGGCTGTTATTGCAACTGGTTTATCAACACAAAAAAATAGTTTTATACCCACAATATAA
- a CDS encoding CvpA family protein, whose amino-acid sequence MNTIDIIILILLLIGGLNGLRQGFIKAFANLVGWIIALIMGAKYAVLLAPSMSGLSHDPVVQKIAAFAFIALMIIVLTWIVTAFLNGLLKSLKLGPLNRLAGGAFGSLKGLLVVLITMQGVGPWVESSPHWKQSRLIQFLLPYAPLATELSKDAASEALHQITSGGSASSTPSKPVDESEDLENRSDHSTKNPFY is encoded by the coding sequence ATGAACACAATTGATATCATTATTCTGATACTTTTGCTCATTGGGGGGCTAAACGGTTTGCGACAAGGATTTATCAAAGCCTTTGCGAACTTGGTAGGATGGATCATTGCATTAATTATGGGTGCAAAATATGCTGTCCTTCTTGCGCCGTCAATGTCAGGTTTAAGTCATGATCCAGTGGTTCAAAAGATTGCAGCTTTCGCATTTATAGCACTTATGATCATTGTTTTAACATGGATCGTCACTGCATTTTTAAATGGCCTCTTGAAAAGTCTGAAATTGGGGCCATTAAATCGTTTAGCAGGTGGTGCTTTTGGTTCTTTAAAAGGCTTGTTGGTTGTGTTGATTACAATGCAGGGCGTAGGGCCTTGGGTTGAAAGTTCACCACACTGGAAACAGTCCAGACTTATACAATTTTTACTGCCTTATGCACCTTTAGCGACCGAGTTGTCTAAAGATGCAGCAAGTGAGGCACTTCATCAAATAACATCTGGGGGTAGTGCATCAAGCACCCCTTCAAAACCAGTGGACGAATCGGAAGATTTAGAAAACCGATCCGACCATTCGACAAAGAATCCTTTTTATTAA
- a CDS encoding cold-shock protein, whose translation MTAREQGVVKWFNDTKGFGFIQRNGGDDVFVHFRAIVGDGHRSLRDGQRVEFSVVQGQKGFQAENVQPLD comes from the coding sequence ATGACAGCTCGCGAACAAGGCGTAGTAAAGTGGTTTAACGACACTAAAGGTTTTGGCTTTATTCAACGTAACGGCGGTGATGATGTATTCGTTCATTTCCGTGCAATCGTTGGTGATGGTCACCGTTCTTTACGTGACGGCCAACGCGTAGAATTTAGTGTAGTACAAGGTCAAAAAGGTTTTCAAGCTGAAAACGTTCAGCCTTTAGACTAA
- a CDS encoding NAD(P)H-dependent glycerol-3-phosphate dehydrogenase encodes MAEFKFTDLVEPVEVDKKTALRITVLGGGSFGTAMANLAARNGCDTMIWIRDAETAEEINKTHINKRYLPDFVLESSLRAVSDLEQAVCDRDIILVAIPSHSFRDVLKQIAPFITAQAVVSLTKGVEAKTFSFMSDIIREELPEVPYGVLSGPNLAKEIMAGMPSGTVIASDSELVRYAVQHALHSALFRVFGSDDVHGVELGGALKNIYAVAMGIGAAYKIGENTKSMILTRALAEMSRFAVKQGANPLTFLGLSGVGDLFATCNSPLSRNYQIGYALGSGKTLDQASKELGQTAEGINTIVQVRGKAEELDVYMPITNALYEVIFEGAPPLNIALSLMKNGHRSDVEFVLPHHEV; translated from the coding sequence ATGGCTGAATTTAAGTTTACAGATTTAGTGGAACCTGTTGAGGTCGATAAAAAAACAGCATTACGTATTACTGTGTTAGGTGGAGGCAGCTTTGGTACGGCTATGGCGAATTTAGCTGCACGTAATGGCTGTGACACCATGATCTGGATTCGTGATGCCGAAACAGCAGAAGAAATCAATAAAACCCATATTAATAAACGTTATTTGCCAGACTTTGTTTTAGAGTCATCATTACGTGCTGTGTCTGACCTTGAACAAGCCGTGTGTGATCGAGATATTATTTTGGTGGCAATTCCTAGTCATTCATTTCGTGATGTATTAAAACAAATTGCGCCTTTTATTACTGCACAAGCGGTTGTCTCTCTAACGAAGGGCGTCGAGGCTAAAACTTTTAGCTTCATGAGCGATATTATTCGTGAAGAATTGCCAGAAGTTCCTTATGGGGTGTTATCTGGACCAAATCTCGCTAAGGAGATTATGGCAGGTATGCCATCTGGTACTGTTATTGCCAGTGATTCTGAATTAGTTCGTTATGCTGTGCAGCATGCTCTTCATAGTGCCTTATTCCGAGTTTTCGGTAGTGATGATGTGCATGGTGTTGAACTAGGGGGCGCACTTAAAAATATTTATGCAGTTGCAATGGGAATTGGTGCTGCTTACAAAATTGGTGAAAACACCAAGAGTATGATTTTAACGCGCGCCTTGGCCGAAATGAGCCGTTTTGCAGTCAAACAAGGGGCAAATCCCTTAACGTTCTTAGGTTTATCTGGCGTTGGTGATTTATTTGCAACCTGTAATAGTCCTTTAAGCCGTAATTATCAGATTGGTTATGCTTTAGGTTCAGGTAAAACACTTGACCAAGCGAGTAAAGAGTTGGGGCAAACCGCGGAAGGAATTAATACGATTGTTCAAGTGCGTGGTAAAGCAGAAGAACTTGACGTATATATGCCTATTACCAATGCCTTATATGAGGTTATTTTCGAGGGTGCACCACCTTTAAATATTGCCTTATCTCTTATGAAAAATGGGCACCGTAGTGATGTTGAGTTTGTTTTACCTCATCATGAAGTCTGA
- the gspM gene encoding type II secretion system protein GspM produces the protein MKMITQLQNRFDQWIEQVTQYLDRLTVRERVMVVFTTIFLVVTIVGASLWKMHSLAEQQQQRLNDLKDLMVWMQSNAVTMKPASELELGQSEKIQRVAQQQGLTVTSQQNGEQLQIIVTHQNYAILANFLTQLAQMGLSIQKMEMVSSEGQIKLTATVQ, from the coding sequence ATGAAAATGATAACTCAATTGCAAAACCGCTTTGACCAGTGGATTGAACAGGTCACTCAATATTTAGACCGTTTGACTGTGCGTGAGCGGGTTATGGTGGTCTTTACTACAATTTTTCTTGTAGTGACTATTGTAGGGGCTTCACTTTGGAAAATGCATTCCTTGGCAGAGCAACAACAACAGCGCTTAAATGATTTAAAAGATTTGATGGTCTGGATGCAGAGTAATGCAGTTACCATGAAACCAGCGAGTGAACTTGAGTTGGGCCAATCGGAAAAAATACAACGAGTAGCTCAGCAACAAGGTTTAACGGTCACTTCTCAACAAAATGGTGAGCAATTACAAATTATTGTTACTCATCAGAATTATGCAATTTTAGCGAACTTTTTAACCCAACTTGCGCAAATGGGTTTAAGTATTCAAAAAATGGAAATGGTTTCAAGTGAAGGACAGATTAAATTAACAGCGACGGTTCAATAA
- a CDS encoding nitroreductase yields the protein MTDSATQIIHQNIHQRQSIGQLIEPAPNTDQLELAFQAALTAPDHHRLKPTRFVVIEAEQRAAFGEVLAKALADLGETDSAQLERVKQHPFRAPLLILALTQLQDHPKVPHFEQILSTGAAVQNLLLSLQVQGFSTMWRSGAVVESNWLKQHLGLQPHDLISGIIYVGTAAKAIAPRADIESKEFVKVWQA from the coding sequence ATGACGGATTCAGCAACACAGATAATTCATCAGAATATTCACCAACGTCAATCTATTGGTCAATTGATTGAGCCTGCACCAAATACAGATCAATTAGAATTGGCCTTTCAAGCTGCTTTAACTGCTCCTGACCATCATAGACTTAAACCCACACGTTTTGTCGTTATCGAGGCTGAACAGCGTGCTGCGTTTGGTGAGGTTTTAGCGAAAGCACTAGCTGATTTAGGTGAAACTGACTCAGCGCAACTTGAGCGAGTTAAGCAACATCCTTTTCGCGCACCTTTACTCATTTTAGCGCTTACGCAATTGCAAGATCATCCTAAGGTTCCGCATTTTGAGCAGATCTTAAGTACTGGGGCTGCCGTACAAAACCTTTTATTGTCTTTACAAGTTCAAGGTTTTTCCACCATGTGGCGTAGTGGGGCTGTTGTCGAATCAAACTGGTTAAAACAGCATTTAGGATTGCAACCACATGATTTAATTTCAGGTATTATTTATGTGGGCACAGCAGCTAAAGCGATTGCACCGCGTGCAGATATTGAAAGTAAAGAATTCGTAAAAGTTTGGCAGGCATAA